Proteins co-encoded in one Candidatus Thiodictyon syntrophicum genomic window:
- a CDS encoding DNA phosphorothioation-associated putative methyltransferase: MTGKTVAQRTYLHVSGLDAAPPALTAAVAAAEELAGVRRGEAFNVVRFDPAGAQVALLQYPGFFEDPFPALDASWRVELASGEVGYRTYAQSHNPPILHRKELLLAADDPRRAPFAALTQACESVGLFDEPTRIGYRRQWLDLVHARGYRIAGQALVPLGNEEADEEDAAPTPDAAQAPAGPAAQWQAARQLTALVRYGLSAPVQTLARHGLLQGREGGDLTLFDYGCGRGDDVRGLLELGLPAAGWDPFYAPQNPLHPAPIVNLGFVINVIEDRDERLAALTRAWSLAQTLLVVSVMLANQGAPRGTDFNDGVLTRRGTFQRYFTQGEIRAYVSEALDEEPIAVAPGVLYVFRDKEAEQRFLAERYRSRRPALVPRPASPRARATRERAPRQHQGHAAPCDDAYREPLARLWGHWLALARPPEPDEVAADLPALTAGFGTLARALRFLREQQDPRVLAEAEAARRADLLVYLALDLFERRRPYRQLEPGLQRTLKALFGDYTRAQAQARELLFSIRDTQAIADACREAAQRGLGWLIPGKSLQLHSSLVEQLPPLLRVYVGAAASLYGDYRELDLIKVHIGSGKLSLMRYDDFLGQPLPRLQERVKVRLRDQDYDCFLYGEPFTPPWLFRKSRYINEEFPNYPEQLAFEQALENLGLFDLSGYGPAAEVFSQTMARHRWVIDGFRLCRPDTCPDLDDPCGRFLTFRQLIECGETQGRTGLPNHPRQLASWNALQDLAERVLDPVIDWFGMIRLTYGFCSPELARAIPGRIDPRLDQHAAHEVNRLGNPVCSRQGAAADFIVEHEDMAEVARWVAENTPFDRLYFYGPQLPVHVSYGPDHSRQVVRMVPTAGGRLVPRVIAAAAL; the protein is encoded by the coding sequence ATGACCGGCAAGACGGTGGCCCAGCGGACCTACCTGCATGTGAGCGGCCTGGACGCGGCGCCGCCCGCGCTGACGGCGGCGGTGGCGGCGGCCGAGGAACTGGCCGGCGTGCGCCGGGGGGAGGCATTCAACGTCGTGCGCTTCGACCCGGCGGGGGCCCAGGTGGCACTGCTCCAGTACCCGGGTTTCTTCGAGGACCCCTTTCCGGCCCTGGACGCGAGTTGGCGGGTGGAACTGGCGTCCGGGGAGGTCGGCTACCGGACCTACGCACAGTCGCACAACCCGCCCATCCTGCACCGCAAGGAGCTGCTGCTGGCCGCGGATGACCCGCGCCGGGCGCCCTTCGCGGCCCTGACCCAGGCGTGCGAGTCCGTCGGGCTCTTCGATGAGCCGACCCGCATCGGCTATCGGCGCCAATGGCTGGACCTGGTGCACGCGCGCGGCTACCGCATCGCGGGTCAGGCCCTGGTCCCCCTGGGCAACGAGGAGGCCGACGAGGAGGACGCGGCACCGACCCCCGACGCGGCCCAAGCCCCCGCCGGCCCCGCGGCCCAGTGGCAGGCCGCCCGCCAACTCACCGCCCTGGTGCGCTACGGTCTCTCCGCGCCGGTGCAGACACTGGCCCGGCATGGGCTGCTTCAGGGACGCGAGGGCGGCGACCTGACCCTTTTCGACTACGGCTGCGGACGCGGCGACGATGTGCGCGGACTCCTCGAACTGGGCCTCCCGGCCGCCGGCTGGGACCCCTTCTACGCCCCGCAGAACCCGCTTCACCCGGCGCCCATCGTCAATCTGGGCTTCGTGATCAACGTGATCGAGGACCGGGATGAGCGCCTGGCGGCACTCACCCGCGCCTGGTCCCTGGCGCAGACCCTGCTGGTGGTCTCGGTGATGCTCGCCAATCAGGGCGCCCCGCGGGGGACTGACTTCAACGACGGGGTCCTGACCCGGCGCGGGACCTTCCAGCGCTATTTCACCCAGGGCGAGATCCGCGCCTATGTGTCCGAGGCCCTGGACGAGGAGCCGATCGCGGTAGCCCCGGGGGTGCTCTACGTGTTCCGGGACAAGGAGGCCGAGCAGCGCTTTCTGGCGGAGCGCTACCGCAGTCGCCGTCCGGCCCTGGTCCCGCGCCCAGCCAGCCCCCGGGCGCGGGCGACCCGCGAGCGCGCACCGCGTCAACATCAGGGGCACGCCGCGCCGTGCGACGACGCCTACCGCGAGCCGCTGGCGCGTCTCTGGGGGCACTGGCTCGCCCTGGCCCGCCCGCCGGAGCCCGACGAGGTCGCCGCGGACCTGCCCGCACTCACCGCGGGCTTCGGCACCCTCGCCCGGGCCCTGCGCTTTCTGCGCGAACAACAGGACCCGCGGGTCCTGGCCGAGGCCGAAGCGGCGCGGCGCGCCGACCTGCTGGTCTACCTGGCGCTCGACCTGTTCGAGCGGCGCCGACCCTACAGGCAACTGGAGCCCGGGCTGCAACGCACCCTCAAGGCCCTGTTCGGTGACTACACCAGGGCCCAGGCCCAAGCGCGGGAGCTACTCTTCAGCATCCGCGACACCCAGGCGATCGCCGACGCCTGCCGGGAGGCGGCGCAACGCGGCCTGGGCTGGCTCATACCCGGCAAGTCGCTGCAACTGCATTCGAGCCTGGTCGAGCAGTTGCCGCCGCTGTTGCGGGTCTATGTGGGCGCGGCCGCCAGCCTCTATGGCGACTATCGGGAGCTGGACCTGATCAAGGTCCACATCGGCTCCGGCAAGCTGAGCCTCATGCGCTATGACGATTTCCTGGGGCAGCCCCTGCCCCGGCTGCAGGAGCGCGTGAAGGTCCGGCTGCGCGATCAGGACTACGACTGCTTCCTGTACGGCGAGCCCTTCACCCCGCCCTGGCTGTTCCGCAAGTCCCGCTACATCAACGAGGAGTTCCCGAACTACCCGGAGCAGCTCGCCTTCGAGCAGGCCCTGGAGAACCTGGGGCTCTTCGACCTGTCCGGCTACGGCCCGGCCGCGGAGGTCTTCAGCCAGACCATGGCGCGGCACCGCTGGGTGATCGACGGCTTTCGCCTGTGCCGGCCGGACACCTGCCCGGACCTGGACGACCCCTGCGGGCGTTTCCTCACCTTCCGGCAACTGATCGAATGCGGCGAGACCCAGGGACGCACCGGGCTGCCCAACCACCCCCGCCAACTTGCAAGCTGGAACGCCCTGCAAGACCTGGCCGAGCGGGTCCTGGACCCTGTCATCGACTGGTTCGGGATGATCCGTCTGACCTACGGCTTCTGTTCTCCGGAGTTGGCGCGCGCGATCCCCGGGCGTATCGACCCCCGGCTGGACCAGCACGCCGCGCACGAGGTCAACCGCCTGGGCAACCCCGTGTGTTCGCGCCAAGGGGCGGCGGCGGACTTCATCGTGGAGCATGAGGACATGGCCGAGGTCGCCCGCTGGGTGGCGGAGAACACCCCCTTCGACCGGCTCTATTTCTACGGCCCGCAACTGCCGGTCCATGTCAGTTACGGCCCGGACCACAGCCGCCAGGTGGTGCGGATGGTCCCGACGGCGGGCGGGCGGCTGGTGCCGCGGGTGATCGCCGCCGCCGCGCTTTGA
- a CDS encoding AAA family ATPase: MKLTQVEIENFRCFEHLRVSLEDDVTAVIGVNGAGKTALLDAIALSSLPLFQDIARRQPNAATLDFPTFYRHFTGTAIMPADIRLNAPGRADRDGEQVLTLSTEARYQQGSAEPPLVLKWQQEAGVIRSLNASRFSQRWVAPEGLDVANQGLYCPGVSASDTRHIATPALAYYRDTRDAQILKSSGEVNGRSSDPDSARHMALDAAASFSEAQRWFYVRENKELRDPKRSDDFSWQDPVLRAVRDAVGKMLGGIERVYADDDPPRMKAVQKDANGLSMVLDFSQLSAGQRNLMALTIDFARRLALTYSGWDNPLEAPGILLIDEIELNMHPRWQQTVIPHLRKVFPDTQIVVATHSPLVLSTLHARQIRILRGQQIFVPSVETYGTASDRVQRQVMDTDTTPPENAFAQDVAQLYAQIDGDDLGAAEVLLARLEDERGTAEPTLIRARMLVANRRWEGELGL, encoded by the coding sequence ATGAAGCTCACACAGGTCGAGATTGAGAACTTCCGCTGCTTCGAGCACCTGCGCGTGTCACTGGAAGACGACGTCACCGCGGTGATCGGGGTCAACGGCGCCGGCAAGACGGCATTGTTGGACGCCATTGCACTGTCCTCGTTGCCTCTGTTCCAGGATATAGCGCGTCGGCAGCCGAACGCCGCGACCTTGGACTTTCCCACCTTCTACCGGCATTTTACGGGCACGGCAATTATGCCGGCGGACATTCGCCTCAACGCCCCGGGGCGGGCGGACCGCGACGGCGAACAGGTCTTGACCTTAAGCACCGAGGCCCGTTACCAGCAGGGCTCAGCCGAGCCGCCTCTCGTTCTGAAGTGGCAGCAGGAAGCCGGAGTCATCCGGTCCCTTAACGCTAGCCGCTTTTCCCAACGCTGGGTGGCTCCGGAGGGTCTCGACGTAGCGAACCAAGGTCTCTATTGCCCGGGAGTATCCGCCAGCGATACGAGACATATCGCCACACCTGCGCTCGCCTATTATCGCGATACCCGCGATGCGCAAATCCTCAAGTCTTCAGGCGAGGTTAACGGAAGGTCCAGCGACCCGGATTCCGCACGGCATATGGCGCTAGATGCCGCCGCGAGCTTTTCGGAGGCACAGCGCTGGTTCTATGTGCGGGAAAACAAAGAACTGCGCGACCCCAAAAGGAGCGATGATTTCTCTTGGCAAGACCCGGTCCTCCGAGCCGTTCGTGATGCTGTCGGCAAGATGCTCGGCGGCATCGAACGGGTCTACGCGGACGATGACCCCCCACGGATGAAAGCCGTTCAGAAGGACGCGAATGGCCTGTCCATGGTACTGGACTTCTCGCAGCTCAGCGCCGGGCAACGAAACCTGATGGCCCTGACCATCGATTTCGCGCGCCGGCTGGCATTGACCTACTCGGGCTGGGACAACCCCCTGGAAGCGCCAGGCATTCTGCTGATCGACGAGATCGAACTGAACATGCACCCAAGATGGCAACAGACGGTGATTCCCCATCTGCGAAAGGTATTCCCGGATACGCAGATCGTCGTCGCGACCCATAGCCCACTGGTGCTCTCGACCCTGCACGCCCGCCAGATTCGTATCCTGCGGGGCCAGCAAATCTTCGTCCCCTCCGTTGAGACCTACGGGACCGCAAGCGACCGTGTTCAGCGCCAGGTCATGGATACGGACACCACGCCGCCGGAGAACGCGTTCGCGCAGGATGTGGCCCAGCTATACGCTCAGATCGACGGCGACGATCTCGGTGCTGCCGAGGTCCTACTGGCGCGCCTGGAGGATGAAAGGGGCACGGCCGAACCGACCCTGATCAGGGCACGAATGCTGGTCGCGAATCGTCGTTGGGAAGGGGAGCTTGGGTTGTGA
- a CDS encoding UPF0175 family protein produces the protein MTLTLNIPDPVLRRLQSLCTDVPRAVLEGFAVESYRTGTLSRAEIGDLLGHTSSWDTQAFLAEHHAWPAPTLEEVISDIASLHNTRLP, from the coding sequence ATGACCCTGACCCTGAATATTCCCGATCCCGTGCTAAGGCGTCTCCAATCGCTGTGTACCGACGTGCCGCGCGCGGTACTGGAAGGCTTCGCGGTCGAATCGTATCGGACCGGAACGCTCTCTCGAGCCGAAATTGGCGACCTGCTCGGACATACGTCGAGTTGGGATACGCAGGCATTCCTCGCTGAGCATCATGCCTGGCCCGCGCCGACCCTCGAAGAAGTGATCTCCGATATCGCGAGCCTGCACAATACTCGCCTGCCATGA
- a CDS encoding efflux RND transporter periplasmic adaptor subunit has translation MKTLSASLLSLGILLAAAALPGRPPVGTAAAAVPVSAAHDHAALVYQCPMHPWITSDKPGQRCTICGMDLVAVVGAAAAALDPGLVTLNAAQAAVTGVAVSEVRRGALTRTLRVSGVIEDDDTRHRILAARVPGRVEKLQVNYVGAEVAAGAPLATVFSPEMLTAQRQYVERVKAGAVATSLSERAAARERLLELGLTEEEIRILEGTLKPTAMVNIRAPMSGTVVSRAVYEGQYVKTNDPLFEIGDFSRMWFVFDAYEPDLAWLRLGQTVDLSVPSQPGRVLSAPISFIEPSLNEKTRTARVRVTLENAERRLHHRETAQALVALTGPEALLVPRAAVLQHGGRAVVYVDQGGQGYRAREVRLGRVGDSDAEVLGGLSAGERVVTQAALILDSQAQLAHAAVEVAAAGPVPVLPAKVPAGTPPHSEGAYAQLRTLVFAAADAAAALGADDLPGYRKGLPALRAALAAYLAGYAPAAHGDLAAFTGKLPDPPDLDAARRAFEPFSTAVADLARAEQVQQRESIWIYQCPMSPVLGTARWLSRAHQLRNPFFGSAMPGCGDEVK, from the coding sequence ATGAAAACCCTGTCCGCGTCCCTTCTCAGTCTCGGTATCCTCCTCGCCGCTGCCGCCCTGCCCGGTCGCCCCCCCGTGGGCACGGCCGCCGCCGCCGTGCCGGTCTCCGCGGCACACGACCACGCGGCGCTCGTCTATCAGTGCCCCATGCACCCATGGATTACGTCGGACAAGCCGGGGCAGCGCTGCACCATCTGCGGCATGGATTTGGTCGCGGTCGTCGGCGCCGCGGCGGCGGCGCTCGACCCGGGCCTCGTCACGCTCAATGCCGCGCAGGCCGCGGTGACCGGGGTGGCGGTGAGCGAGGTCAGGCGGGGGGCCCTGACCCGCACGCTGCGGGTCAGCGGTGTTATCGAGGACGACGATACCCGTCATCGCATCCTGGCCGCCCGGGTGCCGGGCCGGGTCGAGAAGCTCCAGGTCAATTATGTGGGGGCCGAGGTGGCGGCGGGGGCGCCGCTCGCGACCGTGTTCAGCCCCGAGATGCTCACGGCCCAGCGCCAGTATGTCGAGCGGGTCAAGGCCGGTGCCGTCGCCACCTCCCTGTCCGAGCGCGCCGCGGCCCGCGAGCGCCTGCTGGAACTGGGCCTGACCGAGGAGGAGATCCGCATCCTGGAGGGCACGCTGAAACCCACCGCGATGGTCAATATCCGCGCCCCGATGTCCGGTACCGTCGTCTCGCGCGCGGTCTACGAGGGTCAGTATGTCAAGACCAATGATCCGCTGTTCGAGATCGGCGACTTTTCCCGCATGTGGTTCGTCTTCGACGCCTATGAACCGGACCTGGCCTGGCTGCGCCTGGGGCAGACGGTGGACCTGTCGGTCCCGTCCCAGCCCGGCCGGGTCCTGAGCGCCCCCATCAGTTTCATCGAGCCCAGCCTCAACGAGAAGACGCGCACGGCGCGGGTGCGGGTGACCCTGGAAAACGCCGAGCGGCGCTTGCACCATCGCGAAACCGCCCAGGCCCTGGTCGCCCTCACGGGGCCGGAGGCCCTGCTGGTGCCGCGCGCCGCCGTCCTCCAGCACGGCGGGCGGGCGGTCGTCTATGTCGATCAGGGCGGTCAAGGTTATCGGGCGCGCGAGGTCCGGCTCGGCCGCGTGGGCGACAGCGACGCCGAGGTCCTGGGCGGTCTCAGCGCCGGCGAGCGGGTGGTCACCCAGGCCGCCCTGATCCTCGACTCCCAGGCGCAACTGGCCCATGCCGCGGTCGAGGTCGCGGCGGCCGGACCGGTGCCGGTGCTGCCCGCCAAGGTCCCCGCCGGCACCCCACCCCATAGCGAGGGCGCCTACGCCCAGTTGCGCACCCTGGTCTTCGCCGCCGCCGACGCTGCCGCCGCGCTGGGGGCCGACGACCTGCCCGGCTACCGCAAGGGCCTGCCCGCCCTGCGCGCGGCGCTCGCCGCTTATCTCGCGGGCTATGCCCCGGCCGCCCATGGTGACCTGGCCGCCTTCACCGGCAAGCTGCCCGACCCGCCCGACCTCGACGCCGCCCGCCGCGCCTTCGAGCCCTTCAGCACGGCCGTGGCGGACCTGGCCCGCGCCGAGCAGGTCCAGCAGCGCGAGTCGATCTGGATCTACCAGTGCCCGATGAGCCCGGTACTGGGCACCGCGCGCTGGCTCTCGCGCGCCCATCAACTGCGCAATCCCTTCTTCGGGTCGGCCATGCCCGGGTGTGGGGACGAGGTCAAGTGA
- a CDS encoding efflux RND transporter permease subunit: MINRIIHWSLHHRFLVIGALVALCAWGVLALGRVPIDALPDLSENQVIVYADWPGRSPQEVEDQITYPLSVSLQGLAGVRTVRASSMFGFSFLTVIFADEIDPYFARTRVLERLNSLGELLPQGVTARLGPDATGLGWVYQYYLKDASGTQDLGMLRTLQDTYIRYQLAAVPGVAEVASIGGFVRQYQIEVSSLKLKQYGATLGEVMDAVTASNLNVGGKTIEENGAEFIVRGVGLVQGVADLEQVPVLPRDGAPLYLRDVATIRIGGDFRRGALDVDGREVVGGIVVMRYGENAYRVIKDVKARLAALAPGLPPGVTLVSFYDRSDLIGRAIGTLKETLAEEIALVILMHVLFLWHFRSILIVTLPLPASILIAFILMDQFGIAANIMSLTGIAISIGVLVDAGIVMTENVIRHCERAEAALKRRLNAAEVFAQTLTAATQVGRPLVYSMMIIILAFVPVFLLTGQEGKLFHPLAYTKTFALLGATLLAVTAVPVFCTMLVRGPLKPEAENWLMKGLLRLYEPVLDWALGHRKSVLGLAAGLLAVCIVIALGLPRAVNDRLPESVARHTQGFGSEFMPTLEEGSLLFMPVLLPATSLTEGKRIMAWQDQVIRAHPAVAAAAGKLGRATTATDPAPVEMIETTITLKPRDQWPPGTTKASIVSDLSARLMDLPGSVPGFLQPIENRILMTSTGIRAQVGVKVFGDDLDALQQQAFAIERVIQRVPGAVGVAPSRVQGKPYVEIEVRRDLLGRYGLSVAEVFRQVEAGIGGVTVGTTIKGRERWPLQVRLAQEERGDIDRLGEIPLSTPAGARVQLRQVADVKRVVGPNEIQSENGRLRVFVQANVRDRDLGSFVEDIKGRIAKEITLAPGMTIEYSGQYEQQLRARQTLLYVFPTVILIIFATLVMTFRSIGEAAHVILAVPFALTGGVLLQAFLGFNFSVAVWVGYIALFGTAIQTGIIMVTYLEESVQEAGARLGRELTRPELIAAVKAGARLRLRPKVMTVATTIAALSPIFWLQRTGVEIMQPLATPVVGGMISSLVHILIVTPVIFLWLRERGRPARAGLAATGA; encoded by the coding sequence ATGATTAACCGCATCATCCACTGGTCCCTGCACCACCGCTTCCTGGTCATCGGCGCACTGGTCGCCCTGTGCGCCTGGGGCGTTCTGGCGCTCGGGCGGGTGCCGATCGATGCCCTCCCCGACCTGTCGGAGAATCAGGTCATCGTCTACGCCGACTGGCCGGGCCGCTCGCCCCAGGAGGTCGAGGACCAGATCACCTATCCACTGTCGGTCTCCCTGCAGGGGCTCGCCGGGGTCCGCACGGTGCGGGCCAGTTCCATGTTCGGCTTCTCCTTTCTCACGGTCATCTTCGCCGACGAGATCGACCCCTATTTTGCCCGCACCCGGGTGCTGGAGCGGTTGAATTCACTGGGCGAGCTGCTGCCCCAGGGCGTGACGGCGCGGCTCGGACCGGACGCCACCGGGCTCGGCTGGGTCTATCAGTATTACCTCAAGGACGCCTCCGGTACCCAGGACCTGGGAATGCTGCGCACGCTGCAAGACACCTATATCCGCTATCAACTGGCCGCCGTGCCGGGGGTGGCCGAGGTCGCGAGCATCGGCGGCTTCGTGCGCCAGTATCAGATCGAGGTCTCATCGCTCAAGCTCAAACAATACGGCGCCACCCTGGGCGAGGTGATGGACGCGGTGACCGCGAGCAACCTCAATGTCGGCGGCAAGACCATCGAGGAGAACGGCGCCGAGTTCATCGTGCGCGGGGTCGGCCTGGTGCAGGGGGTGGCGGACCTGGAGCAGGTCCCGGTGCTGCCGCGCGACGGCGCGCCGCTGTATCTGCGCGATGTGGCGACCATCCGGATCGGCGGTGACTTCCGCCGCGGGGCACTGGATGTCGATGGGCGCGAGGTGGTCGGCGGCATCGTGGTGATGCGCTATGGTGAGAACGCCTACCGGGTCATTAAGGACGTCAAGGCCCGGCTCGCCGCCCTGGCCCCCGGCCTGCCCCCGGGCGTCACCCTGGTCTCCTTCTATGATCGCAGCGACCTGATCGGGCGCGCCATCGGGACCCTGAAGGAGACCTTGGCCGAGGAGATCGCGCTTGTCATCCTGATGCATGTCCTGTTCCTGTGGCATTTCCGCAGCATCCTGATCGTCACCCTGCCGCTGCCGGCCTCCATCCTGATCGCCTTCATCCTGATGGACCAGTTCGGCATCGCCGCCAACATCATGTCGCTGACCGGCATCGCCATCTCCATCGGGGTCCTGGTGGATGCCGGTATCGTCATGACCGAGAACGTCATTCGCCACTGCGAGCGGGCCGAGGCGGCGCTCAAACGCCGGCTCAATGCGGCCGAGGTCTTCGCGCAGACCCTCACCGCCGCCACCCAGGTGGGTCGACCCCTGGTCTATTCGATGATGATCATCATCCTCGCCTTCGTGCCGGTGTTCCTGCTGACCGGGCAGGAGGGCAAGCTCTTTCATCCGCTCGCCTATACCAAGACCTTCGCCCTGCTCGGGGCGACGCTGTTGGCGGTGACCGCGGTGCCGGTCTTCTGCACCATGCTCGTCCGCGGTCCGTTGAAACCGGAGGCGGAGAACTGGCTGATGAAGGGCCTGCTGCGCCTCTATGAGCCGGTACTCGACTGGGCGCTGGGGCACCGCAAGTCGGTGCTGGGGCTCGCCGCCGGCCTGCTGGCGGTCTGCATCGTCATTGCGCTCGGGCTGCCGCGGGCGGTCAACGACCGGCTCCCGGAGTCCGTCGCGCGTCATACACAGGGGTTCGGCAGCGAGTTCATGCCCACCCTGGAGGAGGGCTCCCTGCTCTTCATGCCGGTGCTGCTGCCCGCTACCTCACTCACCGAGGGCAAGCGCATCATGGCCTGGCAGGACCAGGTGATCCGCGCCCATCCCGCGGTCGCCGCGGCGGCCGGCAAGCTCGGGCGCGCCACCACCGCGACCGACCCGGCCCCGGTCGAGATGATCGAGACCACCATCACGCTCAAGCCGCGCGACCAGTGGCCGCCCGGGACCACCAAGGCCTCGATCGTCAGTGACCTCTCGGCGCGCCTGATGGATCTGCCGGGCTCGGTCCCCGGCTTCCTCCAGCCGATCGAGAACCGCATCCTGATGACCAGCACCGGCATCCGTGCCCAGGTCGGGGTCAAGGTCTTCGGCGATGATCTCGACGCGCTCCAGCAACAGGCCTTCGCGATCGAGCGCGTCATCCAGCGGGTGCCGGGGGCGGTGGGCGTGGCCCCGTCACGGGTGCAGGGCAAGCCCTATGTGGAGATCGAGGTGCGGCGTGACCTGCTCGGGCGCTATGGGCTCAGCGTCGCCGAGGTCTTCCGTCAGGTGGAGGCGGGGATCGGCGGGGTGACGGTCGGCACCACCATCAAGGGCCGCGAGCGCTGGCCGCTCCAGGTGCGGCTCGCGCAGGAGGAGCGCGGTGACATCGACCGGCTCGGCGAGATTCCGCTCTCCACCCCCGCCGGGGCCCGGGTCCAGTTGCGTCAGGTGGCCGACGTGAAGCGGGTGGTCGGCCCCAACGAGATCCAGAGCGAGAATGGCCGGCTGAGGGTCTTCGTCCAGGCCAATGTCCGCGACCGGGACCTGGGCAGTTTCGTCGAAGACATCAAAGGGCGCATCGCCAAAGAGATCACCCTGGCCCCCGGCATGACCATCGAATACTCGGGCCAATACGAACAGCAATTGCGCGCCCGCCAGACGCTGCTCTATGTCTTCCCCACCGTGATCCTCATCATCTTTGCGACCCTGGTGATGACCTTCCGCTCCATCGGGGAGGCGGCGCATGTGATCCTGGCGGTGCCCTTCGCACTCACCGGCGGCGTGCTGCTCCAGGCCTTCCTGGGCTTCAACTTCAGCGTCGCCGTCTGGGTCGGTTATATCGCCCTCTTCGGCACCGCCATCCAGACCGGCATCATCATGGTGACCTACCTGGAGGAATCGGTGCAGGAGGCCGGCGCACGCCTGGGGCGGGAACTGACCCGCCCTGAGTTGATCGCTGCCGTCAAGGCCGGCGCCCGGCTGCGGCTGCGCCCCAAGGTCATGACGGTCGCCACCACCATCGCCGCCCTGTCCCCGATCTTCTGGCTCCAGCGCACCGGGGTGGAGATCATGCAGCCGCTCGCGACCCCGGTCGTCGGCGGCATGATCTCCAGCCTGGTGCATATACTGATCGTCACGCCGGTGATTTTTTTGTGGCTACGGGAGCGCGGGCGTCCCGCCCGCGCGGGGTTGGCTGCAACCGGGGCATGA
- a CDS encoding transcriptional regulator, with protein sequence MEKRTLTITVSPDWRGALREAGRLASAEHYQGETLNFESPGTFLGRLSARRWALVQTLLGAGEMPLRELARHLGRDVKRVHEDIAVLAELGLVERSDRGGVLCPLGTSMWICISAQPHG encoded by the coding sequence ATGGAAAAACGCACGCTGACCATCACGGTTTCGCCGGATTGGCGCGGTGCCCTGAGGGAGGCGGGGCGCCTGGCCAGCGCGGAGCACTACCAGGGCGAGACCCTGAATTTCGAGTCGCCGGGCACCTTTCTGGGTCGGCTTTCCGCGCGCCGATGGGCGCTGGTGCAGACACTGTTAGGGGCCGGAGAGATGCCGTTGCGGGAACTGGCACGACACCTGGGGCGCGACGTGAAGCGCGTCCATGAGGACATTGCGGTTCTGGCTGAATTGGGCTTGGTCGAGCGTTCGGATCGCGGCGGAGTACTGTGCCCTTTGGGGACATCCATGTGGATATGCATATCCGCGCAACCGCACGGGTAG
- a CDS encoding cytosolic protein encodes MTDYDSPWKNALKRYFPDFLAFFFPAAHAGIDWTKGYTMLDKELQKAVRDATLGRRWADSLVRVTARDGKEDWILAHVEIQGQNQPDFPKRMFVYNYRIYDVHDRPVVSLTVLADPFSAGFGEFAYERWGCRMGLRYPVVSLGAYRKDLAALEASPNPFAVITQAHLQAQDTADSDTARYRAKLALIRSLYRRGYQRADILELLRFIDWVLTLPAGLEDQLWTEIQNFEEERRMHYLASFERVAQKEGIAQGRPMRSCCRAACCIASSRGSLPNLPSLPRWSVIAEAKRWKNAR; translated from the coding sequence ATGACCGACTACGACTCCCCCTGGAAAAACGCACTCAAGCGCTACTTCCCCGACTTCCTCGCCTTCTTCTTTCCCGCCGCCCACGCCGGGATCGACTGGACGAAGGGCTACACGATGCTGGACAAGGAGTTGCAGAAGGCGGTCCGGGACGCGACCCTGGGCCGCCGCTGGGCCGACTCACTGGTGCGGGTCACCGCCCGGGATGGCAAGGAAGACTGGATTCTGGCCCATGTCGAGATCCAGGGCCAGAACCAACCGGATTTCCCGAAACGAATGTTTGTCTACAACTACCGGATCTACGATGTCCACGACCGCCCGGTGGTCAGCCTCACCGTGCTCGCCGACCCGTTTTCCGCTGGCTTCGGTGAGTTCGCCTATGAACGCTGGGGCTGCCGCATGGGCCTGCGCTATCCGGTCGTCAGCCTCGGCGCCTATCGGAAGGACTTGGCGGCCCTCGAGGCCTCGCCCAACCCCTTCGCGGTCATCACCCAGGCCCACCTCCAGGCCCAGGACACCGCCGACTCCGACACCGCGCGTTACCGGGCTAAACTGGCCCTGATCCGCAGCCTCTATCGGCGCGGATACCAACGCGCAGATATACTGGAACTGCTCCGGTTCATCGACTGGGTCCTGACCTTACCGGCCGGTCTGGAAGACCAGTTGTGGACCGAAATCCAGAATTTTGAGGAGGAAAGACGTATGCATTATCTTGCCAGCTTCGAGCGGGTCGCTCAAAAGGAGGGGATCGCGCAAGGTCGGCCCATGAGGTCCTGTTGCAGGGCGGCATGCTGCATCGCAAGTTCCAGGGGCAGTTTGCCTAATTTACCCTCATTACCAAGATGGAGTGTCATTGCGGAGGCAAAGCGATGGAAAAACGCACGCTGA